One genomic segment of Candidatus Zixiibacteriota bacterium includes these proteins:
- a CDS encoding Ig-like domain-containing protein has protein sequence MGRKCFDIYGGARVARRLGLFRMQRLIGLSILLLLLHTSVAFAQGSIFGVVRNANLTTPANGEISFYGFTDNTDDEIRLESSIGAGYDAGNWFDDFQNFLSKTPGNPYMYRFFNTTNGEGAVLAKPIPNNSFQQEDITLGTVVWPASPAGMAGRVVSTTSVVLTWTRVAGQSYHVYRRPATSGGSFFRIDNPAGLLTNPGVADSFFVDNTVSGGGSFHYLLIAQDASGNLGPHSTILTVNTAAPVAPFIASIAPNTGSAFGGTSVVIAGSGFDINGATATIGGAAMTSVTVVSPFQINGVTPAGTAGAANVVVTNTASALSGTLTGGYTYLGNIAPVLATIGPRSVNEGANLNFGVSATDADGTTPILTTTTPLPTNATFLDNGNGTGTFNFNPTFAQAGTYNVTFYASDGIAIDSEQVVITVNNVNQAPVLAAIGPRSVNEGANLNFGVSATDPDGTTPILTTTTPLPANATFTDNGNGTGTFNFNPSFSQAGTFNVMFYASDGTIIDSEQVVITVTNVNQAPVLATIGPRSVVEGATLNFVVSAADADGTTPSFTTTTPL, from the coding sequence ATGGGAAGAAAGTGCTTCGACATATATGGAGGTGCCAGAGTGGCAAGGAGATTAGGTCTGTTTAGGATGCAGAGGTTGATTGGACTTTCAATACTGCTGCTGTTATTGCATACATCGGTGGCGTTCGCGCAAGGCTCCATATTCGGCGTGGTGCGGAACGCCAATCTGACCACCCCGGCCAACGGGGAGATCAGCTTTTACGGCTTCACCGACAACACCGACGATGAGATCCGACTGGAATCCTCGATTGGCGCCGGGTACGATGCCGGCAACTGGTTCGATGATTTCCAGAATTTTCTCTCCAAGACGCCCGGGAACCCGTACATGTACCGGTTCTTCAATACGACTAATGGAGAAGGGGCGGTGCTGGCCAAGCCGATTCCGAACAACTCGTTCCAGCAGGAAGATATTACCCTGGGGACGGTGGTGTGGCCGGCGTCACCCGCCGGTATGGCCGGGCGTGTGGTTTCTACCACTTCAGTTGTTCTCACATGGACGCGCGTGGCCGGGCAGTCATATCACGTGTATCGGCGCCCCGCAACCTCCGGCGGTTCGTTCTTCCGGATTGACAATCCTGCCGGTTTGTTGACCAATCCCGGTGTGGCCGACAGTTTCTTCGTTGATAACACTGTTAGCGGTGGCGGTTCATTCCATTACCTGCTGATCGCTCAGGATGCTTCCGGCAACCTGGGCCCGCATTCCACAATCCTGACTGTCAACACTGCTGCACCGGTAGCTCCGTTCATAGCCTCCATAGCACCAAACACCGGTTCGGCGTTTGGCGGAACTTCGGTCGTGATTGCCGGCTCCGGTTTCGATATCAATGGCGCCACTGCCACGATCGGCGGCGCCGCCATGACCTCCGTCACCGTTGTATCCCCCTTCCAGATCAACGGTGTCACGCCGGCCGGCACGGCCGGTGCGGCCAATGTGGTCGTGACTAACACCGCCTCGGCTCTGTCAGGCACGCTTACCGGAGGGTACACATACCTTGGCAATATTGCGCCGGTGTTAGCAACCATCGGCCCGCGATCGGTGAACGAGGGAGCCAACCTGAATTTCGGCGTCTCGGCCACCGATGCCGACGGTACTACGCCGATCCTGACTACGACAACACCGCTTCCGACCAATGCCACTTTCCTCGATAACGGCAATGGGACAGGGACCTTCAACTTCAATCCGACCTTCGCACAAGCGGGCACTTACAACGTGACATTCTACGCCTCGGACGGCATCGCTATCGACTCCGAGCAGGTTGTCATCACGGTTAACAACGTCAACCAGGCGCCCGTGCTGGCGGCGATCGGTCCTCGTTCGGTGAACGAAGGGGCTAATCTGAATTTTGGCGTGTCGGCGACTGACCCAGACGGCACCACGCCGATCCTGACAACCACCACGCCGCTTCCGGCGAACGCCACGTTTACCGACAACGGCAACGGCACCGGTACATTCAACTTCAATCCGAGCTTCAGCCAGGCTGGTACGTTCAATGTGATGTTTTATGCTTCCGATGGCACGATCATCGATTCCGAGCAAGTGGTCATAACCGTGACCAACGTCAACCAGGCGCCGGTACTGGCGACGATCGGTCCGCGATCGGTCGTGGAAGGTGCAACACTCAATTTCGTAGTTTCGGCGGCTGATGCCGACGGCACGACACCCTCCTTCACGACCACAACGCCGCTGC